From the genome of Hymenobacter cellulosilyticus, one region includes:
- a CDS encoding SDR family oxidoreductase, whose amino-acid sequence MNDLTDKVAIVTGASRGIGRAVSLLLAMQGAKVVSVARSTDELDELVHKTNGLAIPADVADEADVQNVVDEAIRHYGHVDILVCNAGVGSFNLLENNASDEWDRIFDVNVKGTFLFCKFLVPHFKSRKSGHIVGITSDVARRTFEHGTVYGASKFAQDALLGSLRKEVRPHGIKVSSIFPGLVDTYFNESKPGSPDSEKTHLKPADIAQAVRYVLEAPPHVVVDELMIHPLTQEW is encoded by the coding sequence ATGAACGACCTCACCGACAAAGTTGCCATCGTTACCGGAGCCTCACGCGGCATCGGGCGGGCCGTGTCCCTACTGCTGGCCATGCAGGGCGCCAAGGTTGTTTCGGTGGCCCGCTCCACCGACGAGCTGGACGAGCTGGTGCACAAAACCAACGGCCTGGCCATTCCCGCCGACGTGGCCGACGAAGCCGACGTGCAGAACGTGGTAGACGAAGCCATCCGCCACTATGGCCACGTAGACATTCTGGTCTGCAACGCTGGAGTGGGCTCGTTTAACCTGCTGGAGAACAACGCCTCCGACGAGTGGGACCGGATATTCGACGTGAACGTGAAGGGCACCTTCCTGTTCTGCAAGTTTCTGGTGCCCCACTTCAAAAGCAGGAAAAGCGGCCACATCGTGGGCATTACCTCCGACGTGGCCCGGCGCACCTTCGAGCACGGCACGGTGTACGGAGCCAGCAAGTTTGCCCAGGACGCCCTGCTGGGCTCCCTGCGCAAGGAAGTGCGGCCCCACGGCATCAAAGTCAGCAGCATCTTCCCGGGTCTGGTCGATACCTATTTCAACGAATCCAAGCCCGGCAGCCCCGACTCGGAAAAAACCCACCTCAAGCCCGCCGACATTGCCCAGGCCGTGCGCTACGTGCTGGAAGCCCCGCCCCACGTCGTCGTCGACGAGCTCATGATTCACCCCCTGACGCAGGAATGGTGA
- a CDS encoding MFS transporter, with amino-acid sequence MASSVRNGVAAIFAFIIPLIAARTSRRRTHMLCLLIGGLGLLSLKFIGNPDLIMLSMAMVGVAWASILSMPYAILAGSLPANKMGYFMGVFNFFIVIPQIVAATILGWATMHLFQGNTLNTIALGGVSMIVAGVFTLWVKDNDDVHPSVHVENSPGYDTPTATVPRT; translated from the coding sequence CTGGCTTCGTCGGTGCGCAACGGGGTGGCGGCCATCTTCGCCTTCATCATCCCGCTGATTGCGGCCCGCACCAGCCGCCGCCGCACCCACATGCTGTGTTTGCTCATTGGCGGACTGGGCCTGCTTTCGTTGAAGTTTATCGGCAACCCCGATTTGATTATGCTCTCCATGGCCATGGTGGGCGTGGCCTGGGCCAGCATTCTGAGCATGCCCTACGCCATCCTGGCCGGGTCGTTGCCGGCCAACAAGATGGGCTACTTCATGGGCGTATTCAACTTCTTCATCGTGATTCCCCAGATTGTGGCTGCCACTATTCTGGGCTGGGCAACGATGCACCTATTTCAGGGCAACACCCTGAATACCATTGCTCTGGGCGGCGTATCCATGATTGTAGCCGGGGTATTTACGCTCTGGGTGAAAGACAACGACGACGTGCACCCCAGCGTCCACGTCGAGAACTCGCCCGGCTACGACACGCCCACGGCCACGGTGCCGCGTACCTAA
- a CDS encoding DUF1989 domain-containing protein produces the protein MPDNLTIIPPRSGVSFLLKKGQRLKVVDIEGEQVSDFVCYNLEDKGEVISSGRTIDYAETILLTKGHPLYSNRSNVMCEIVEDTVGRHDFLLTPCSADTFRIIYGHTQPHRGCFGNLCAALEEYGISPDAIPISFNIFMHVTVDGNTGKVDVLPPKSKAGDYVVLEAKMDLLVGLTACSAEMSNNYAFKPIGYQIEE, from the coding sequence ATGCCCGATAACCTCACCATCATCCCGCCCCGTAGCGGCGTTTCGTTTCTGCTCAAAAAAGGGCAGCGCCTCAAAGTCGTGGACATTGAAGGCGAGCAAGTGTCTGACTTTGTGTGCTATAACCTCGAAGACAAAGGCGAGGTTATATCCTCGGGCCGCACCATCGACTACGCCGAGACTATCCTGCTGACCAAAGGCCACCCACTGTATTCCAACCGCAGCAACGTTATGTGCGAGATTGTGGAAGACACCGTCGGCCGGCATGACTTCCTGCTCACACCCTGTAGCGCCGACACGTTCCGTATCATTTACGGGCACACCCAGCCGCACCGCGGCTGCTTCGGTAACCTGTGTGCGGCCCTGGAGGAGTACGGCATCAGCCCCGACGCCATTCCAATCAGCTTCAACATCTTTATGCACGTAACCGTGGACGGCAACACGGGTAAGGTGGACGTGCTGCCGCCCAAGAGCAAGGCCGGCGACTACGTGGTGCTGGAAGCCAAGATGGACTTACTGGTGGGCCTCACGGCCTGCTCGGCAGAAATGTCGAATAACTACGCCTTCAAGCCCATCGGCTACCAGATTGAGGAATAG
- a CDS encoding MFS transporter, producing MATSVAASSGTDTRPKPRLSFWQIWNMSFGFLGIQFGFELQNNNISRIFETLGANKDDIPILWIAAPLTGLVVQPIIGYFSDRTWHPYWGRRRPFFLIGAILATLALFIMPNSSVLWMAGSMLWILDASINISMEPFRAFVGISCPVSSVPAALPCRASSSAWARSLPQPCPGFSTTGFI from the coding sequence ATGGCAACCAGCGTAGCGGCCTCGTCCGGCACGGACACCCGCCCAAAACCCCGCCTGAGCTTCTGGCAAATCTGGAACATGAGCTTCGGCTTTCTGGGCATTCAGTTTGGCTTCGAGCTGCAGAACAACAACATCAGCCGCATCTTCGAAACGCTGGGCGCCAACAAGGACGACATTCCGATTCTCTGGATTGCGGCCCCGCTTACCGGCCTGGTGGTGCAGCCCATCATCGGCTACTTTTCCGACCGGACCTGGCACCCGTACTGGGGCCGCCGTCGGCCGTTCTTCCTGATCGGGGCCATCCTGGCCACACTGGCCTTGTTTATCATGCCCAACTCGTCGGTGCTGTGGATGGCCGGCAGCATGCTCTGGATTCTGGACGCGAGCATCAACATCAGCATGGAGCCGTTCCGGGCCTTCGTGGGGATAAGCTGCCCAGTGAGCAGCGTACCAGCGGCTTTGCCATGCAGAGCTTCTTCATCGGCGTGGGCTCGGTCATTGCCGCAGCCCTGCCCTGGATTTTCAACAACTGGTTTCATTTGA
- a CDS encoding alpha-amylase family glycosyl hydrolase — MHASRVARDSMYARHGGDLKGVEQHFDYLKELGVTAIWPTPVVENDMPKASYHGYALTDYYAVDRRYGSNEDYVRFVQRAHQNGLKVIHDVVLNHMGSKNYLFLEQPAADWFHQWPSFTRSNFRDAAFNDLYASDLDRKLYGEGWFDTTMPDLNQSNPLVATYVIQNFIWWVEYTGLDGYRIDTYPYSDRNFLMQWGEAVLNEFPQLGMFGETWVQGNGQQAFFARNILPPVNGFKSNLPGVTDFQSYYAINEAMTKDAGWTDGIAKLYYALQGDWMYEDPMRNVVFLDNHDLSRFYSVIGEDFAKYKMGLAWLLTTRGIPQLYYGTEVLMKNFSNPDGLVREDFPGGWPGDQKNYFTAAGRTGQAGEAFTYVSKLANYRKTHPALHSGKLTQFIPRTEFTATSATPMRAR; from the coding sequence ATGCACGCCTCCCGCGTGGCCCGCGACTCGATGTACGCCCGGCACGGCGGCGACCTGAAAGGCGTGGAGCAGCACTTCGACTACCTCAAGGAGCTGGGCGTCACGGCCATCTGGCCTACGCCGGTGGTGGAGAATGACATGCCCAAGGCCAGCTACCACGGCTACGCCCTGACCGACTACTACGCCGTGGACCGCCGCTACGGCTCCAATGAAGACTACGTACGCTTTGTGCAGCGGGCCCACCAAAACGGGCTGAAGGTGATTCACGACGTGGTGCTCAACCACATGGGCAGCAAGAACTACCTGTTTCTGGAGCAGCCCGCCGCCGACTGGTTTCACCAGTGGCCCAGCTTTACGCGCAGCAACTTCCGCGACGCGGCCTTCAACGACCTCTACGCCTCGGACCTGGACCGCAAGCTCTACGGGGAAGGCTGGTTCGACACGACTATGCCGGACTTGAACCAGAGCAATCCGCTGGTGGCCACTTACGTTATTCAGAACTTTATCTGGTGGGTGGAATACACGGGCCTGGACGGCTACCGCATTGATACTTACCCGTACTCAGACCGCAACTTCCTGATGCAGTGGGGCGAGGCCGTGCTCAACGAGTTTCCGCAGCTGGGCATGTTTGGCGAAACCTGGGTGCAGGGCAACGGCCAACAGGCTTTCTTCGCCCGCAACATTCTGCCGCCCGTCAACGGGTTTAAGTCGAATCTGCCCGGGGTGACCGACTTCCAGAGCTACTACGCCATCAACGAGGCCATGACCAAGGACGCGGGCTGGACCGACGGCATTGCCAAGCTCTACTACGCCCTGCAGGGCGACTGGATGTACGAGGACCCGATGCGCAATGTGGTGTTCCTGGACAACCACGACTTGAGCCGCTTCTACTCGGTTATCGGCGAAGACTTTGCCAAGTACAAGATGGGCCTAGCCTGGCTGCTGACGACGCGCGGTATTCCGCAGCTGTACTACGGTACCGAGGTGCTGATGAAGAATTTCAGCAACCCCGACGGGCTGGTGCGCGAGGATTTCCCCGGCGGCTGGCCCGGCGACCAGAAAAACTACTTTACCGCGGCGGGCCGCACCGGGCAGGCCGGGGAGGCCTTTACTTACGTGAGCAAGCTGGCTAACTACCGCAAAACCCACCCGGCCCTGCACTCGGGCAAGCTCACCCAGTTCATCCCCAGGACGGAATTTACTGCTACTTCCGCCACTCCGATGCGGGCACGGTGA
- a CDS encoding glycosyltransferase has protein sequence MLFVTIFFGAFFGIYALILVLLLWPRPALTPLTTTPKVSILIAARNEEANIERCLRALARLNYPADKLEILIGDDASTDDTMGVVQRFIADKPQFRLLPIRQKLGTARGKGNVLAHLCRAATADTFLITDADMALAPDWVQTMLAAAPEGVGVVTGITTASGSLFGRFQGLDWLFGLSLIRLLTDLGLPITAVGNNMLVTRAAYESIGGYEALAFSITEDLQLFDLIVRQGWGYRNIITPSALGISVPQPTVMHLLRQRKRWMKGAVRLPWQLGVLFSSYGFFYTVLGWPGLLPPTTIVLLYAAKIAFQTLFLLITLRQAGHRESLGVLVLYEWYLLLMSLAVLAYTVWPGSILWKERRYRWAEG, from the coding sequence ATGCTCTTTGTTACCATCTTTTTCGGCGCCTTCTTCGGCATTTACGCCCTGATTCTAGTGCTGCTGCTTTGGCCCCGGCCGGCTTTGACCCCGCTCACCACTACGCCCAAGGTCAGTATCCTGATTGCGGCCCGCAACGAGGAAGCCAACATTGAGCGGTGCCTGCGGGCATTAGCCAGGCTCAACTACCCGGCCGACAAGCTCGAAATCCTGATTGGTGATGATGCTTCCACCGACGACACAATGGGCGTGGTACAGCGCTTCATTGCCGACAAACCCCAGTTCCGGCTCTTGCCCATCCGCCAGAAGCTGGGCACGGCCCGGGGCAAGGGCAACGTGCTGGCCCACCTCTGCCGCGCCGCCACCGCCGACACCTTCCTTATCACCGACGCCGACATGGCCCTGGCTCCCGACTGGGTGCAGACCATGCTGGCCGCCGCGCCCGAAGGCGTGGGCGTCGTTACGGGTATTACTACGGCCTCGGGCAGCCTCTTTGGCCGCTTCCAGGGCCTCGACTGGCTTTTCGGCCTCAGCCTCATCCGCCTGCTCACCGACCTGGGGCTGCCTATCACGGCCGTCGGCAACAATATGCTCGTGACGCGGGCTGCTTACGAATCCATTGGTGGCTACGAGGCTTTGGCTTTCAGCATCACCGAAGACCTGCAGCTCTTCGATTTGATTGTCCGGCAGGGGTGGGGCTACCGCAATATTATAACACCCTCGGCTTTGGGAATCTCGGTGCCCCAGCCCACGGTAATGCATTTGCTGCGGCAGCGTAAGCGCTGGATGAAAGGAGCCGTGCGTCTGCCCTGGCAGCTAGGCGTGCTGTTTAGCTCCTACGGCTTTTTCTACACCGTGCTGGGTTGGCCAGGCCTACTGCCCCCTACGACCATCGTGCTGCTCTACGCCGCCAAAATAGCGTTCCAAACCTTGTTTTTGCTTATCACGCTCCGGCAGGCCGGGCACCGGGAGTCGCTGGGTGTGCTGGTGCTTTACGAGTGGTATTTGCTGCTGATGTCTCTGGCCGTGCTGGCTTACACCGTGTGGCCGGGCTCTATCCTGTGGAAAGAGCGGCGCTACCGCTGGGCCGAGGGGTAA
- a CDS encoding M28 family metallopeptidase, whose protein sequence is MKGKTVVVLVNDPGNAGNDTTMFKGKAMTYYGRWMYKYEEAARQGAAGLLIIHDTKPAAYPWSVVQSSYSGAKLRNQTADKGASKCTIEGWITLDAAKKLFSAAGQDYEEAYTAANQKGFKARPLNLQVSTSITNKLRRQESKNVVAVLPGTTRPDEYIIYSAHWDHLGIGAPVAGDSIYNGAADNASGCAALLAIANAFQQAKEKPGRSIVFLAVTGEEQGLLGSMYYANHPLFPVRKTVADLNMDDLPNTGPMRDLTVIGYGQSELDEYARAAAQEQGRYIQPDQNADKGYFFRSDHFSFAHVGVPSLYASGTADSWTKGKAYMKKMSEEFEAQHYHQPSDEYNAQADYRGMEWDARLLYRVGSRLAAETTFPQWKPGSEFKAIRDKSLAQK, encoded by the coding sequence GTGAAAGGCAAAACCGTAGTGGTGCTGGTGAATGACCCCGGCAACGCGGGCAACGACACGACGATGTTTAAGGGTAAAGCCATGACCTACTATGGCCGCTGGATGTATAAGTATGAGGAAGCGGCCCGGCAGGGCGCGGCCGGTCTGCTCATCATCCACGACACCAAGCCCGCGGCCTACCCCTGGAGCGTGGTGCAAAGCAGCTACTCGGGTGCCAAGCTCCGCAACCAGACCGCCGACAAAGGCGCCAGTAAATGCACCATTGAGGGCTGGATAACCCTGGACGCGGCTAAGAAGCTGTTCTCGGCCGCCGGCCAGGACTACGAGGAAGCCTACACCGCCGCCAACCAGAAAGGTTTTAAGGCCCGGCCCCTGAATCTGCAGGTCAGTACCAGCATTACCAACAAGCTGCGGCGCCAGGAATCCAAGAATGTGGTGGCCGTGCTGCCCGGCACCACCCGCCCCGACGAGTACATCATTTATTCGGCTCACTGGGACCACCTCGGCATCGGGGCGCCCGTGGCCGGCGACTCTATCTACAACGGGGCGGCCGACAATGCCAGCGGCTGCGCGGCCTTGCTGGCCATTGCCAATGCTTTTCAGCAAGCCAAGGAAAAGCCCGGCCGCAGCATCGTGTTTCTGGCTGTCACGGGTGAAGAGCAGGGTCTGCTGGGCTCGATGTACTACGCCAACCACCCGCTGTTTCCGGTCCGCAAAACCGTGGCCGACCTCAACATGGACGACTTGCCCAACACCGGCCCCATGCGGGATTTGACGGTTATCGGCTACGGACAGTCGGAGCTGGATGAGTACGCCCGGGCCGCGGCCCAGGAGCAAGGCCGCTACATTCAGCCCGACCAGAACGCCGACAAAGGATACTTCTTCCGCTCCGACCACTTCAGCTTTGCCCACGTGGGCGTGCCTTCGCTCTACGCCAGCGGCACCGCCGACAGCTGGACCAAGGGCAAGGCCTACATGAAAAAGATGAGTGAGGAGTTTGAAGCCCAGCACTACCACCAGCCTTCCGACGAGTACAACGCCCAGGCCGACTACCGCGGCATGGAGTGGGATGCCCGCCTGCTCTACCGCGTAGGCAGCCGACTGGCCGCCGAAACCACGTTTCCGCAGTGGAAGCCCGGCTCCGAGTTTAAAGCCATCCGGGACAAAAGCCTGGCCCAGAAATAG
- a CDS encoding cyclomaltodextrinase C-terminal domain-containing protein: protein MVMMNSNKDSKTVDMVRFAERLNGFSSATEVTTGATVADLKSVQIPARTAWVLELKK, encoded by the coding sequence ATGGTGATGATGAACTCGAACAAGGACAGCAAGACCGTGGACATGGTTCGGTTTGCCGAGCGCCTCAACGGCTTCTCGTCGGCCACGGAAGTTACGACGGGAGCCACGGTAGCCGACCTGAAATCGGTACAGATTCCGGCCCGCACGGCCTGGGTGCTGGAGTTGAAAAAGTAG
- a CDS encoding arylesterase: MRQLLLFGLSLLLFACGPADSSSAQRRQPAVPPRMQNIIFFGNSLTAGYQLRASEAFPSLIQARLDSLKLPYRALNYGVSGETTAGGRQRIASVLARQPVDVFVLELGANDGLRGIPVRETTQNLQTIIDQVKLKYPKARIVLVGLEFPFDLSVLGGHQYGRYAAEFKALFRTLAEKNSLPFVPFLLQGVLGQRHLNLPDGVHPNAEGQKILANNVWATLGPLLSEQP, translated from the coding sequence ATGCGTCAGCTTCTATTATTTGGCCTGAGCCTGCTGCTTTTCGCCTGCGGACCGGCTGATTCCTCTTCCGCTCAGCGCCGCCAGCCGGCGGTTCCTCCTCGTATGCAGAACATCATTTTCTTTGGCAACAGCCTTACGGCCGGCTACCAGTTGCGGGCCAGTGAGGCCTTTCCCTCCCTGATTCAGGCCCGCCTCGACTCGCTTAAGCTGCCTTACAGAGCCCTCAACTATGGCGTAAGCGGCGAAACCACCGCCGGCGGCCGGCAGCGCATTGCCAGCGTGCTGGCCCGGCAGCCGGTCGACGTGTTTGTGCTGGAGCTGGGCGCCAACGACGGTCTGCGCGGCATTCCGGTGCGCGAAACCACCCAGAACCTGCAAACCATCATCGACCAGGTGAAGCTCAAGTACCCCAAGGCCCGAATCGTGCTGGTAGGCCTGGAATTCCCCTTCGACTTGAGCGTGCTCGGTGGCCACCAGTACGGGCGCTATGCCGCCGAATTCAAGGCTTTGTTCCGTACGCTGGCCGAGAAGAACAGTCTGCCCTTTGTGCCTTTCCTGCTGCAGGGCGTGCTGGGCCAGCGTCACCTCAACCTACCCGACGGCGTGCACCCCAATGCCGAGGGCCAGAAGATTCTGGCCAACAACGTGTGGGCCACGCTCGGCCCGCTGCTAAGCGAACAGCCCTAA
- a CDS encoding alpha-amylase family glycosyl hydrolase has translation MKKLLVPAVAASLALASFSFSLPSSFSSVSEPNSLADPNTTDEVPQDHKLVIYQVMTRLFGNKTSVNKPYGTNAENGVGKFNDINDLALQAIKKMGVSHVWYTGVLEHATMSDFTKAGGPGPDDADVVKGRAGSPYAIKDYYDIAPDLAVDVKTRKQEFEALVKRTHANGLKVIIDFIPNHVARSYKSNAKPVGVVDLGEKDDKTVAFAPNNNFYYLPGKALVVPKAGNPLGAVLGPKEDGKYAEMPAKATGNDVFSEAPKVDDWYETVKLNYGVDYQNNRKTHFEPIPDTWLKMRDILVYWAQKDVDGFRCDMVEMVPTEFWAWVIPEVKKVKPNIIFMGEAYNPKEYRNYLEKGKFDYLYDKVGLYDGLRRLMTGSGNTEDITKVWSEESRGFGSRMLRFLENHDEQRIASKEFAGDPRTAIPAMTVSATLGSGPVMVYFGQEVGEPANGSEGFSGADGRTTIFDYWGVPEHQKWMNGGKFDGGKLDGVQKQLRDFYSRLLNLTSTSDAIRRGRFYELQDANNLGKNYDQRRVYSYLRYTDKQQLLIIANFSKDVTLTPKIEIPKSAMKAMGLDPTKFYTYTDLLNNAPATENLNITLTPLSAYVFEIKPKQ, from the coding sequence ATGAAAAAACTGCTAGTGCCTGCCGTGGCCGCCAGTCTGGCTTTGGCGTCTTTCTCCTTTTCACTTCCGAGTTCTTTTTCTTCTGTGTCCGAGCCTAACTCCCTTGCCGACCCGAACACCACCGATGAGGTGCCCCAGGATCATAAGCTGGTTATTTATCAGGTAATGACCCGCCTGTTTGGCAACAAGACCAGCGTGAACAAGCCCTACGGCACCAACGCGGAAAACGGCGTGGGCAAGTTCAACGATATCAACGACCTGGCGCTGCAGGCCATCAAGAAGATGGGCGTGAGCCACGTGTGGTATACCGGGGTGCTGGAACACGCCACGATGAGCGACTTCACCAAGGCCGGCGGCCCCGGCCCCGACGATGCCGACGTGGTGAAGGGCCGGGCCGGCTCGCCCTACGCCATCAAGGACTACTACGACATTGCCCCCGACCTGGCCGTAGACGTCAAAACCCGCAAGCAAGAGTTTGAGGCCCTGGTGAAGCGCACCCACGCCAACGGCCTGAAGGTTATTATCGACTTCATTCCCAACCACGTAGCCCGCAGCTATAAGTCGAATGCCAAGCCCGTGGGCGTGGTGGACCTGGGCGAAAAGGACGACAAAACGGTGGCCTTTGCGCCCAACAATAACTTCTATTACCTGCCCGGCAAAGCTCTGGTAGTGCCCAAAGCCGGCAACCCGCTGGGTGCGGTCCTGGGCCCCAAGGAAGACGGCAAATACGCTGAAATGCCCGCCAAGGCCACCGGCAACGACGTTTTCTCGGAGGCGCCCAAGGTGGACGACTGGTACGAAACCGTGAAGCTCAACTACGGTGTAGACTACCAGAACAACCGCAAAACCCATTTCGAGCCCATACCTGACACTTGGCTCAAGATGCGCGACATCCTGGTGTACTGGGCCCAGAAAGACGTGGACGGCTTCCGCTGCGACATGGTCGAGATGGTGCCTACCGAGTTCTGGGCCTGGGTAATTCCGGAGGTGAAGAAGGTGAAGCCCAACATTATCTTCATGGGCGAAGCCTACAATCCCAAGGAGTACCGCAACTATCTGGAAAAGGGCAAGTTCGACTACCTCTACGACAAGGTAGGCCTCTACGATGGCCTGCGCCGCCTGATGACGGGCTCGGGCAACACCGAGGATATTACCAAGGTGTGGAGCGAGGAAAGCCGGGGCTTTGGCTCCCGCATGCTGCGCTTCCTGGAAAACCACGACGAGCAGCGCATTGCCTCCAAGGAATTTGCCGGTGACCCGCGCACGGCTATTCCGGCCATGACGGTGTCGGCCACGCTGGGCTCGGGCCCGGTGATGGTGTACTTCGGGCAGGAAGTGGGGGAGCCCGCCAACGGCTCGGAAGGCTTCAGCGGCGCCGACGGCCGCACCACCATCTTCGACTACTGGGGCGTGCCCGAGCACCAGAAGTGGATGAACGGCGGCAAGTTTGACGGCGGCAAGCTCGACGGCGTGCAAAAGCAGCTGCGCGACTTCTACTCCCGCCTGCTCAACCTCACGAGCACCAGCGACGCCATCCGCCGGGGCCGGTTCTACGAGCTCCAGGACGCCAACAACCTAGGCAAGAACTACGACCAGCGCCGCGTCTACAGCTACCTGCGCTACACCGACAAGCAGCAGCTGCTCATCATTGCCAACTTCAGCAAGGACGTGACCCTGACGCCCAAAATCGAGATTCCGAAGTCGGCCATGAAAGCAATGGGCCTGGACCCCACCAAGTTCTATACCTACACCGACCTGCTAAACAACGCCCCGGCCACCGAAAACCTAAACATCACGCTCACGCCCCTGAGCGCCTACGTGTTCGAAATCAAGCCGAAACAATAA
- the glgP gene encoding alpha-glucan family phosphorylase: MSFQFQPYAPAAEFSTQAAYFSMEFALDQALKTYSGGLGFLAGSHMRSAYELKQNLIGIGMLWSYGYYDQGRNEDQTMRADFRLKSYSFLEDTGLVFPITIHGAEVKVKALYLAPDTFGTAPMFFLTTDIPENDYISRTITHYLYDADTAARVAQSMVLGIGGGKLLDLLGVKMDTYHLNEGHGLPLAFYLYEKHGRSLEEVQKRLVFTTHTPELAGNEEHPMQLLTDMTFFGTVPADEIRRVARVENETLNYTLTALRFSRKANAVSKVHGQVANEMWGHYEGICPSSRLPTPRTAPTGATPSCTPPWKLTTMRPCWHASGS; encoded by the coding sequence ATGTCTTTCCAATTCCAACCATACGCGCCTGCCGCTGAATTCTCCACCCAGGCCGCGTACTTTTCCATGGAGTTTGCCCTCGACCAGGCCCTGAAAACCTACTCGGGCGGCCTGGGCTTTCTGGCCGGCTCCCACATGCGCTCGGCCTACGAGCTCAAGCAGAACCTCATCGGTATCGGCATGCTGTGGAGCTACGGCTACTACGACCAGGGCCGCAACGAGGACCAGACCATGCGGGCCGATTTCCGCCTCAAGTCCTACTCCTTCCTCGAAGACACCGGCCTGGTATTTCCCATCACCATTCACGGGGCTGAGGTGAAAGTAAAGGCCCTGTACCTGGCGCCCGACACGTTCGGTACGGCCCCGATGTTCTTCCTGACCACCGACATTCCCGAAAACGACTACATCTCCCGCACCATCACCCACTACCTCTACGACGCCGACACGGCCGCCCGCGTGGCGCAGTCCATGGTGCTGGGTATCGGTGGTGGTAAGCTCCTCGATTTGCTGGGCGTGAAGATGGACACCTACCACCTCAACGAGGGCCACGGCCTGCCGCTGGCGTTTTACCTCTACGAAAAGCACGGCCGCAGCCTGGAGGAAGTCCAGAAGCGCCTGGTGTTTACGACCCACACGCCCGAGCTGGCCGGCAACGAGGAGCACCCCATGCAGCTGCTCACCGACATGACTTTCTTCGGCACCGTGCCCGCCGATGAAATCCGCCGGGTGGCCCGGGTGGAGAATGAGACGCTGAACTACACGCTCACGGCCCTGCGCTTCTCGCGCAAAGCCAACGCCGTATCGAAGGTACACGGGCAGGTAGCCAACGAAATGTGGGGCCACTACGAAGGCATCTGCCCATCATCCCGATTACCAACGCCCAGAACGGCACCTACTGGCGCGACGCCGAGCTGCACGCCGCCCTGGAAGCTAACGACGATGAGGCCCTGCTGGCACGCAAGCGGGAGCTGA
- the glgP gene encoding alpha-glucan family phosphorylase — protein sequence MADQTGTLLDPNVLTVVWARRFAGYKRANLILHHFERFAQMVAKQDRPVQVIWAGKPYPKDYGAIGMFNDIIQRTKQFKSCVVLTGYELGLSALLKKGSDIWLNTPRFPREASGTSGMTAAMNASLSLSIPDGWIPEFVRHGENGFLLPLANLNEPDHVKDDVEARGVLDVLENEILPLYYDEPAKYLEIAKTAMREVEPEFESHRMATEYYQEMYNA from the coding sequence GTGGCCGACCAGACCGGCACCCTGCTCGACCCCAACGTGCTGACCGTGGTCTGGGCCCGCCGCTTTGCCGGCTACAAGCGCGCCAACCTGATTCTGCATCATTTTGAGCGTTTTGCCCAGATGGTAGCCAAGCAGGACCGGCCCGTGCAGGTTATCTGGGCCGGCAAGCCCTACCCCAAGGATTACGGCGCCATCGGCATGTTCAACGACATCATCCAGCGCACCAAGCAGTTTAAGAGCTGCGTCGTGCTGACGGGTTACGAGCTGGGGCTTTCGGCTTTGCTTAAGAAGGGCTCCGACATCTGGCTGAATACGCCCCGCTTCCCCCGTGAAGCCTCCGGCACCAGCGGCATGACGGCCGCCATGAACGCCAGCCTGAGCCTGAGCATCCCCGACGGCTGGATTCCGGAGTTTGTGCGCCACGGCGAGAATGGCTTCCTACTGCCCCTGGCCAACCTCAACGAGCCCGACCACGTGAAGGACGACGTGGAAGCCCGGGGCGTACTCGACGTGCTGGAAAACGAAATCCTGCCGCTTTACTACGACGAGCCCGCCAAGTACCTGGAAATTGCCAAAACTGCCATGCGCGAAGTTGAGCCCGAGTTCGAGTCGCACCGCATGGCCACGGAGTACTACCAGGAAATGTACAACGCTTGA